Proteins encoded within one genomic window of Fibrobacter sp. UWB16:
- a CDS encoding DUF1353 domain-containing protein has protein sequence MANLKMFIDKMTSRKNFQQDRNSITVESVEIDYPLVFEGNGKMYFFKLDRYVYVKGSRYTKADKKFRDFMLTVRFKRGFMSDGASSPSFAQSFVPDIKKGDDVYNAAPFIHDGLYMHRGETDGCKLSREECDDILRGIWRIAGMSRLVAGAADLGIQIFAGSSEHWGNDSNNCKHLFEAKFEYR, from the coding sequence ATGGCTAACTTAAAGATGTTTATCGACAAGATGACGAGTCGAAAGAATTTTCAGCAAGATCGCAATTCCATCACGGTGGAATCTGTCGAAATTGATTATCCGCTTGTATTCGAAGGTAACGGCAAGATGTATTTCTTCAAGTTGGACCGTTACGTGTATGTCAAGGGTTCGCGCTATACCAAGGCTGATAAAAAGTTCCGTGACTTTATGCTGACTGTCCGCTTCAAGAGAGGCTTCATGTCAGACGGCGCGTCTTCGCCTTCGTTTGCCCAGAGCTTTGTTCCCGATATCAAAAAGGGCGACGACGTCTACAATGCTGCACCGTTTATTCACGATGGCCTGTACATGCACCGTGGCGAGACGGATGGCTGCAAGCTGAGCCGTGAGGAATGCGATGACATTCTTCGTGGTATTTGGAGAATCGCTGGCATGAGCCGCCTTGTGGCTGGGGCCGCTGACCTCGGCATTCAGATTTTTGCCGGTTCGTCTGAGCATTGGGGTAACGACAGTAATAACTGCAAGCACCTCTTCGAAGCCAAGTTCGAATACCGCTAA
- a CDS encoding HD-GYP domain-containing protein, protein MRKYVLKMKQGLMNKWAAVCEFFSRSRNILLLMLVGLLLNVIPAKLAIFFGIPLFLDCLGTVLTAMLGGYLPAVIVGFSVNAINGISEPVATYYGVLSILIATLATFLFRRGFFHSIWKLLVVILLFALIGGGIGSIFTYALYGFNFGEGISAPFAIAFHDVFHWNRFNAQLVADFVIDIFDKSAIVLLSALIYRFIPRRVKDELKDVQLFHLKGSEKGFSSDKMSIRHSLLNKVVIMVIVAEVLLGGLASMIGFFLYRDNCINNFVSIANGVTEAASIAVDAEKVDDYLARGYEVEGYQRTRKVLSGIRESFSQTKYIYVYKILPDGCHVVFDLDTEGVPANAPGEVFAIEPSFKEYLPKLLNGEEVEPIISDDQFGWLLTVYRPLKNAAGKTVAYVGADISMESIIRDEAMFFIKLLSLFFGLSLIIMMVIIEVMKYGFVAPVNKMSYAAMKISGATMRANYALDMGANLDLSNMRKAVNDVASLGINAKDEIGHLYESLYTMAETAFGLIKNVHEQSVNIQEQNRRIQRMQEVLIMEFAEMVEARDKNTGDHIKKTAEYVEAIAQELRAEGQFKDKLTDGYVRKLKQAAPLHDIGKIAVSDLILNKNGKLTDEEFAIMKSHTTEGGKILQKIVDDGKGAFDADYLTESIEMASYHHEKWDGSGYPNHLKGEEIPLSARIMAVADVFDALIAERVYKKGFSYEKAMSIITEGAGKHFDPVIVEAFTRISKALYDARTKLTPENAEPAGDEKPA, encoded by the coding sequence ATGAGAAAATATGTTTTGAAAATGAAACAGGGCTTGATGAATAAGTGGGCGGCAGTCTGCGAATTTTTCTCGCGTTCGAGGAATATTCTCCTGCTGATGCTCGTTGGCCTGCTCCTGAACGTTATCCCCGCTAAGCTTGCAATTTTCTTCGGAATTCCCTTGTTCTTGGACTGTCTGGGCACCGTGCTTACGGCTATGCTCGGCGGTTACCTGCCTGCGGTCATCGTGGGCTTCAGCGTGAACGCCATCAACGGAATTTCCGAGCCGGTCGCGACTTACTATGGCGTCCTGAGCATTTTAATTGCGACGCTTGCGACATTCCTTTTCCGCCGCGGGTTCTTCCACAGCATTTGGAAGTTGCTTGTTGTCATTTTGCTGTTCGCGCTGATTGGCGGTGGCATTGGCTCCATCTTTACTTACGCTTTGTACGGGTTCAATTTTGGTGAGGGCATCTCTGCGCCGTTTGCGATTGCGTTCCACGACGTTTTTCATTGGAACCGCTTCAATGCGCAGCTCGTTGCCGATTTCGTGATAGATATTTTTGACAAGAGCGCAATTGTTCTGTTGTCTGCGCTTATTTATAGGTTTATTCCTCGCCGGGTCAAGGACGAACTGAAGGATGTCCAGCTCTTCCATCTTAAAGGATCTGAAAAGGGATTTTCTTCGGACAAAATGTCGATTCGCCATTCCTTGCTGAACAAGGTTGTAATCATGGTGATTGTTGCGGAAGTCCTTTTGGGCGGGCTTGCGAGCATGATTGGATTTTTCTTGTACCGTGACAACTGCATCAATAATTTTGTCAGTATCGCCAATGGCGTGACCGAAGCGGCGTCTATTGCCGTCGATGCCGAAAAGGTGGATGATTACCTGGCTCGGGGTTACGAGGTCGAAGGCTACCAGCGCACGCGCAAAGTTCTTTCTGGCATCCGAGAAAGTTTTTCGCAGACAAAGTATATATATGTGTACAAAATTTTGCCTGATGGCTGCCATGTGGTTTTTGACCTCGATACCGAAGGCGTGCCGGCTAACGCACCGGGCGAAGTCTTTGCCATTGAACCTTCGTTTAAAGAATATCTGCCGAAGCTTTTGAACGGCGAGGAAGTTGAACCCATTATTTCGGATGACCAGTTTGGCTGGCTCCTCACGGTGTATAGGCCCCTCAAAAATGCCGCCGGGAAAACGGTTGCTTATGTGGGCGCGGACATTTCCATGGAATCCATCATCCGCGACGAGGCGATGTTCTTTATCAAGCTCCTTTCGCTGTTCTTTGGGCTTTCGCTAATTATCATGATGGTGATTATCGAAGTTATGAAGTATGGCTTTGTTGCTCCCGTGAACAAGATGTCTTATGCGGCCATGAAAATTTCTGGTGCCACGATGCGTGCAAACTACGCTTTGGATATGGGGGCAAATTTGGACTTGTCCAATATGCGCAAGGCCGTGAATGATGTGGCAAGCCTCGGGATTAATGCCAAAGATGAAATTGGACATTTGTACGAATCGCTCTATACGATGGCAGAGACTGCTTTTGGCCTTATTAAAAACGTGCATGAGCAAAGCGTGAACATCCAGGAACAAAATCGACGTATTCAGCGGATGCAAGAAGTCCTCATTATGGAATTCGCCGAGATGGTCGAAGCCCGCGACAAGAATACGGGGGACCATATTAAAAAGACGGCCGAATATGTGGAAGCTATCGCGCAAGAACTTAGAGCCGAAGGCCAATTTAAGGACAAACTTACGGATGGCTATGTTCGCAAGCTCAAGCAGGCTGCGCCGCTTCACGATATCGGTAAGATTGCAGTCTCTGACTTGATCTTGAATAAGAATGGCAAGTTGACCGACGAAGAGTTTGCAATCATGAAGAGCCATACGACCGAAGGCGGCAAGATTCTCCAGAAGATTGTCGATGATGGCAAGGGCGCGTTTGATGCCGATTACCTGACGGAATCTATCGAAATGGCGAGCTACCACCACGAAAAATGGGATGGCTCCGGTTACCCGAACCACCTCAAGGGCGAAGAAATCCCGCTCTCCGCGCGAATCATGGCCGTTGCCGACGTGTTCGATGCACTCATTGCCGAACGCGTGTACAAGAAAGGCTTTAGCTACGAAAAGGCGATGTCGATTATCACCGAAGGGGCGGGCAAGCATTTTGACCCCGTCATTGTCGAAGCGTTCACGCGTATTTCTAAAGCGCTCTACGATGCTCGCACAAAGCTGACGCCGGAAAATGCTGAACCTGCGGGCGACGAGAAACCCGCTTGA
- a CDS encoding L-threonylcarbamoyladenylate synthase, translating into MRLEVHPENPQARIVKQAAEILEDDGLVLYPTESGYAIGCNAESSKAIHKLYALKKPMKKFFMALIVPDIRFATGYAHVSNFAFNIIKQRVPGPYTFILPADPHIARKLDVKRPEIGIRIPTHPFFKELFQHFDKPILSTAAKLSDEDIYETDELWKTFQHSVDMMVDCGNIEINPTNVVSLVGDSVEVIRGELV; encoded by the coding sequence ATGCGACTCGAAGTACATCCAGAAAATCCGCAAGCCCGTATCGTCAAGCAAGCGGCCGAAATTCTCGAAGACGACGGTCTCGTCCTCTACCCTACTGAATCCGGCTACGCGATTGGCTGCAACGCCGAATCTTCCAAGGCGATCCACAAGCTTTATGCACTCAAGAAGCCCATGAAAAAGTTCTTCATGGCGCTCATCGTCCCCGATATCCGCTTTGCCACCGGTTACGCCCACGTGAGCAATTTTGCATTCAACATCATCAAGCAGCGCGTGCCCGGCCCGTACACATTCATCCTCCCCGCCGATCCGCACATTGCGCGCAAGCTCGACGTCAAGCGCCCGGAAATCGGCATCCGCATTCCGACGCACCCGTTTTTCAAGGAACTTTTCCAGCACTTTGACAAGCCCATCTTGAGCACCGCCGCCAAGCTGAGCGACGAAGACATCTACGAGACAGACGAACTCTGGAAAACGTTCCAGCATTCCGTAGACATGATGGTGGACTGCGGCAATATCGAAATCAATCCGACAAACGTTGTGAGCCTCGTCGGCGACAGCGTGGAAGTGATCCGCGGAGAACTCGTCTAA
- a CDS encoding YraN family protein, whose product MVLKKSQNRSKGNFIETHAVAYLMREGYQVVARNYAYHGGELDIVARDNGTLVFVEVKSVWNSQEGNPAARVNALKQKKIWQTACHFLATQKAIAPKSFEEPCRFDVLSARAYQEPVQFMHLKNAFEGREVLPRI is encoded by the coding sequence ATGGTTTTGAAGAAATCGCAAAACAGGTCGAAGGGAAATTTTATCGAGACGCATGCTGTCGCGTACTTGATGCGCGAAGGCTATCAAGTTGTCGCCCGCAATTACGCTTACCATGGCGGGGAACTCGACATTGTCGCTCGCGATAACGGAACGCTCGTTTTTGTCGAAGTCAAATCCGTTTGGAACAGTCAGGAAGGGAACCCAGCCGCCCGCGTGAACGCTCTCAAGCAAAAGAAAATTTGGCAAACCGCTTGCCACTTCTTGGCAACGCAAAAAGCAATCGCGCCCAAAAGCTTCGAAGAGCCTTGCCGTTTCGACGTTCTGAGCGCCCGCGCCTACCAGGAACCGGTCCAGTTTATGCACCTTAAAAACGCCTTCGAAGGGCGCGAAGTCCTCCCGCGGATTTAA
- a CDS encoding serine/threonine-protein kinase, whose translation MIRPEQPLTFPYPFNENYELLGTLGKGGMGYVYKALDKRLNREVAFKILDSTSDEEAIKRFYLEAQAMKELDHQNIVHVFDFGQQGKQLFIAMTYVQGISLAEILQNKSKLSFEAIEVIIKQIARGLLYAHSKGIVHRDVKPSNIMLTRDNRVYIMDFGISYIQEMEKERLTRTGMTMGTPEYMSPEQCHGDEVTLQSDIYSMGVILYEMTCGRLPFEGSRPVEIALKHVQEPPPAPELFREDIPDGLSALILKCLKKKLNERFHDMQEFLDECDQVFPQHDTPHQNSTLGRKTGSHRSVPSIAEAAKRFGSNLTPHKLMLVAFSVLFPLIVILLMLLMFTHKPQNMLHEIEWNEVIANYETRAIEPEMKKGYPIENLTDGDLTTAWLNKMPLKPLNPVLAMYFDQNTLITNIGIAVGYQKSVDDAFGDRFRIFKKPHTLTIETKDGFKQRVKLENIRGMQYPNIQAVETTELRFYLEDVHEADNDDYAISEIRLLGMELK comes from the coding sequence ATGATACGTCCAGAACAACCGCTAACTTTTCCGTACCCCTTTAACGAAAACTACGAACTATTGGGAACGCTCGGCAAAGGTGGAATGGGCTATGTCTACAAGGCTCTCGATAAAAGGCTAAACCGCGAAGTAGCCTTCAAGATTCTCGACTCGACCTCCGACGAAGAGGCCATCAAGCGCTTTTACCTCGAAGCACAGGCCATGAAGGAACTCGACCACCAGAACATTGTTCACGTGTTCGACTTTGGCCAGCAGGGCAAGCAGCTCTTTATCGCGATGACTTACGTGCAAGGGATTTCGCTCGCCGAAATTTTGCAAAACAAGAGCAAGCTCTCGTTTGAGGCAATTGAAGTCATCATCAAGCAAATTGCACGCGGCCTCCTTTACGCGCACAGCAAGGGCATCGTCCACCGCGACGTGAAGCCATCGAACATCATGCTCACGCGCGACAACCGCGTCTACATCATGGACTTTGGCATTTCGTACATCCAGGAGATGGAAAAGGAACGCCTCACCCGCACCGGCATGACGATGGGTACGCCCGAATACATGTCGCCCGAACAGTGCCACGGTGACGAAGTTACGCTCCAGTCTGACATTTACAGCATGGGCGTGATCCTTTACGAAATGACTTGCGGACGTTTGCCGTTCGAAGGCAGCCGCCCTGTAGAAATTGCGCTCAAGCATGTGCAGGAACCGCCTCCGGCTCCAGAACTTTTCCGCGAAGATATTCCGGATGGACTTTCGGCGCTCATCCTCAAGTGCCTCAAGAAAAAGCTGAACGAACGCTTCCACGACATGCAGGAATTTTTGGACGAATGCGACCAGGTGTTCCCGCAGCACGATACGCCGCACCAGAATTCGACTCTCGGCCGCAAGACCGGAAGCCACCGCAGCGTTCCGTCCATTGCAGAAGCCGCCAAGCGATTCGGCAGCAACCTCACTCCGCACAAGCTCATGTTAGTGGCATTCTCGGTGCTGTTCCCGCTTATCGTGATTTTGCTCATGCTGCTCATGTTCACGCACAAGCCGCAGAATATGTTACACGAAATCGAGTGGAACGAAGTCATTGCGAACTACGAAACGAGAGCCATCGAGCCCGAAATGAAAAAGGGCTACCCGATCGAGAACTTGACCGATGGCGACCTCACCACGGCATGGCTCAACAAGATGCCGCTCAAGCCGTTGAACCCTGTACTCGCCATGTACTTCGACCAGAACACACTCATCACGAACATCGGCATTGCTGTTGGATACCAGAAGTCCGTGGACGATGCTTTTGGCGACCGCTTCCGCATTTTCAAGAAGCCGCACACGCTCACCATCGAGACGAAGGATGGGTTCAAGCAGCGCGTTAAGCTTGAGAATATCAGGGGGATGCAGTACCCGAACATTCAGGCGGTAGAAACGACGGAGCTCCGCTTCTACCTCGAAGATGTGCACGAAGCCGACAACGACGACTACGCTATTTCGGAAATTCGCCTGCTTGGGATGGAATTGAAATAG
- a CDS encoding ATP-binding cassette domain-containing protein, which translates to MFPFRLVNPDPSKPFTIGRKSDNVLQFDNLMVSRYHAVLNFTDGKWILQSLTQNSITMLNGKDVTTAVINDGDVILIGPRQLRATLRGADLTLLIMEREAESDMQTVTLSTEWREIEIPGIGKAKCRGIMSRDARDAGNAGGNSGNARENRAEIKFAKAIVDEGGKRTRTITIASGDACRFESAVVGFRNNDLLIEAQNSGFDVFAQNVNVFAGKKQLLKEIDFKLPAGEILAIIGRSGQGKSSLLKMIQGINSCDKQSIVRIGGVDYRKNEIRRRIAILPQDPPLRPELTVEETILDGARSSMDVRNFKQDALARLEKFCELFGLSGRKHNLVKTLSGGEMRRVALARELMGNPGLVILDEPLSGLDPYNSRILCTHLKQLAFLGHTIILTTHSYEALQIANKVLVLHQGEEAFFGTVQAAYTHFNTNDPQALLTSITQSKAAEFHESYKHEQKVRDSKYYFERTKLPRNFAYTVRITAKQWFRDKGRIAALFVQPAIIGFLLSQIFSNQSSLWTVAFAIILCANWFALSLSIREIVQEKDILRDKFRRGVSALSTLTAKCTLPIIFTMMQTAIVYAFISSRITPHPQIALIACVFACIAIPATTVGLFTSTLAKNTSQANAFLPLLIIPQVALAGALVPLDQMQPIGRALSSVIWSRYNQASLLNILLERKDDIFNTIFAIAIALSFYIVTAILLHKLKKPR; encoded by the coding sequence ATGTTCCCATTCCGCCTCGTCAATCCAGACCCATCGAAACCGTTTACCATCGGGCGCAAATCGGATAACGTTTTGCAATTTGACAACCTGATGGTTTCGAGGTATCATGCGGTTCTGAATTTTACGGACGGCAAATGGATTTTGCAAAGTTTGACCCAGAACAGCATCACGATGCTGAACGGAAAAGACGTGACGACCGCCGTGATAAACGATGGCGACGTGATTCTCATTGGGCCAAGGCAGTTGCGAGCGACGCTCCGTGGCGCAGATTTGACGCTTTTGATTATGGAGCGAGAAGCGGAAAGCGATATGCAGACCGTAACGCTCTCGACGGAATGGAGAGAAATTGAAATTCCTGGAATTGGGAAAGCGAAGTGCCGCGGGATTATGAGCCGAGATGCGCGAGATGCAGGGAATGCTGGCGGGAATTCTGGTAATGCCCGCGAAAATCGTGCCGAGATCAAGTTCGCGAAAGCGATTGTAGACGAGGGCGGCAAGCGCACACGCACGATTACAATTGCAAGCGGTGACGCCTGCCGTTTTGAATCCGCCGTAGTCGGTTTCCGCAATAACGATTTGCTGATTGAAGCGCAAAATTCGGGCTTTGATGTTTTCGCGCAAAACGTGAATGTCTTTGCTGGTAAAAAGCAATTATTAAAGGAGATTGATTTCAAACTCCCCGCCGGCGAGATTCTTGCGATTATCGGGCGTTCCGGACAAGGAAAGTCCTCGCTTCTGAAGATGATTCAAGGCATCAACAGCTGCGACAAACAGAGCATTGTGCGCATCGGCGGTGTCGATTACCGCAAAAACGAGATTCGCAGGCGCATTGCAATATTGCCGCAAGACCCGCCGCTCCGCCCGGAGCTGACCGTCGAGGAAACTATTCTCGACGGTGCGCGTTCGTCGATGGACGTGCGGAACTTCAAGCAAGATGCACTTGCGCGACTCGAAAAGTTCTGCGAACTTTTCGGGCTGAGCGGACGCAAGCATAACCTAGTGAAGACGCTCAGCGGCGGCGAAATGCGCCGCGTCGCGCTCGCACGCGAGCTCATGGGCAATCCGGGACTTGTGATTCTCGACGAACCGCTCTCGGGTCTTGACCCGTACAATTCGAGAATCCTTTGTACGCACTTGAAGCAGTTAGCGTTCCTCGGACACACGATTATCCTCACGACTCACAGTTACGAGGCTTTGCAAATTGCAAATAAAGTTCTCGTACTGCACCAGGGCGAAGAAGCGTTCTTCGGAACTGTTCAGGCTGCCTACACGCACTTCAACACGAACGATCCGCAAGCGCTCCTCACGAGCATCACGCAAAGCAAGGCGGCGGAATTTCACGAGAGCTACAAGCACGAGCAAAAAGTGCGCGACAGCAAGTATTACTTTGAACGCACCAAGCTTCCCCGCAATTTTGCCTACACCGTGCGCATCACCGCAAAGCAGTGGTTCCGCGACAAGGGCCGCATTGCAGCACTTTTTGTACAGCCCGCGATTATAGGATTTTTACTCTCGCAAATTTTCTCCAACCAAAGTTCACTCTGGACCGTCGCCTTTGCGATCATCCTTTGTGCGAACTGGTTTGCGCTTTCGCTTTCCATCCGTGAAATCGTGCAGGAGAAAGACATTCTCCGCGACAAGTTCCGCCGAGGAGTTTCAGCACTTTCGACGCTAACCGCCAAATGCACGCTCCCCATCATTTTCACGATGATGCAGACCGCCATTGTTTATGCGTTTATCAGTAGTCGCATTACTCCCCACCCCCAAATTGCGCTTATCGCCTGCGTTTTCGCCTGCATTGCCATCCCTGCAACCACCGTCGGGCTTTTCACGAGTACGCTCGCCAAGAACACGAGCCAGGCAAATGCCTTCTTGCCGCTCCTCATCATCCCGCAAGTCGCCCTCGCCGGAGCCCTCGTGCCGCTTGACCAAATGCAGCCCATTGGCCGCGCGCTTTCGAGCGTCATCTGGTCGCGCTACAACCAAGCATCGCTCCTCAACATTTTGCTAGAACGAAAAGACGATATTTTTAACACGATTTTCGCCATCGCCATCGCACTTAGTTTCTATATTGTTACTGCAATTTTACTACACAAATTAAAGAAGCCAAGATGA
- a CDS encoding pyridoxal phosphate-dependent aminotransferase: MKSLSDRTQNIAASLTVAIDTMAKQMIADGKDVVSLGAGEPDFGTPTPIQDAAIEAIRAGKTRYTAPVGILDVRKAVAKKLEDENGLHYDASQIIMTSGAKHAVFNALAALINPGDEVIIPAPYWVTYPELVKWLGGTPVFVEAGIEKNFKIDAEDLRKACTPRTKAILLNNPCNPTGAVYSKSELEALAKEIVAQDIYCISDEVYEYFVYDTEFTSAAVFPGMAERTIVINGFSKSHCMTGWRIGYDAAPAPIAKIIGKIQGQATHHPSNIAQYAALGALNMDKSNVHAMQAAFRKRRAYMLERTSFLKTKPRAPEGAFYLFAPVSDYYGKKTPDGKVIAGSIDFCSALLESKGLAIVPGAAFGDDTCVRFSYAASDENLAKACDRFEAFVKELQ, translated from the coding sequence ATGAAATCGCTTTCCGATAGAACGCAAAATATTGCAGCATCGCTCACCGTCGCCATCGACACGATGGCAAAACAGATGATCGCAGACGGCAAGGACGTCGTGAGTCTCGGCGCAGGCGAACCCGACTTTGGAACGCCCACACCCATTCAAGATGCGGCAATCGAAGCCATCCGCGCAGGCAAGACGCGCTATACCGCACCTGTCGGGATTCTCGATGTGCGCAAGGCCGTAGCAAAGAAACTGGAAGACGAAAACGGGCTCCATTACGATGCATCGCAAATCATCATGACAAGCGGAGCAAAGCACGCCGTATTCAACGCGCTCGCCGCATTGATTAACCCGGGCGACGAAGTGATTATCCCTGCCCCGTACTGGGTCACGTATCCGGAACTTGTGAAGTGGCTAGGTGGTACGCCGGTGTTTGTTGAAGCAGGCATTGAAAAGAACTTCAAGATTGACGCCGAAGATTTGCGCAAGGCTTGCACGCCGCGCACGAAGGCAATTCTTTTGAACAACCCGTGCAACCCGACTGGCGCCGTTTACAGCAAGAGCGAACTTGAAGCACTCGCCAAAGAAATTGTCGCACAGGACATCTACTGCATTTCGGACGAAGTTTACGAATACTTTGTCTACGATACAGAATTTACAAGTGCCGCAGTGTTCCCCGGCATGGCAGAACGCACGATTGTGATTAACGGTTTCTCGAAATCGCATTGCATGACCGGCTGGAGAATCGGTTACGATGCCGCCCCCGCTCCGATTGCAAAAATCATCGGAAAGATTCAGGGACAGGCCACGCACCACCCGAGCAATATCGCGCAGTACGCCGCCCTCGGCGCACTCAACATGGACAAGAGCAATGTGCACGCCATGCAAGCAGCCTTCCGCAAGCGCAGAGCCTACATGCTCGAACGCACTTCGTTCTTAAAGACAAAGCCGCGCGCACCCGAAGGAGCATTCTACCTGTTTGCACCGGTAAGCGATTACTACGGCAAAAAGACTCCGGACGGCAAGGTGATTGCAGGCTCGATTGATTTTTGCAGCGCACTTTTGGAAAGCAAGGGACTTGCGATTGTGCCTGGCGCCGCCTTTGGCGACGACACTTGCGTTCGATTCTCGTATGCAGCAAGCGACGAAAATCTCGCGAAGGCTTGCGACCGCTTTGAAGCGTTCGTGAAAGAACTACAATAA